A stretch of Prunus dulcis chromosome 6, ALMONDv2, whole genome shotgun sequence DNA encodes these proteins:
- the LOC117629996 gene encoding probable xyloglucan endotransglucosylase/hydrolase protein 6 — protein sequence MALYPSLRSLIASLCFCFLAFSLSAFGRPATFLQDFQVTWSDSHIRQIDGGRAIQLILDQNSGCGFASKRKYLFGRVSMKIKLIPGDSAGTVTAFYMNSNTDAVRDEVDFEFLGNRTGQPYTVQTNIYAHGKGNREQRVNLWFDPAADFHTYTILWNHHHIVFYVDDVPIRVYKNNEARGVPYPKLQPMGVFSTLWEADDWATRGGLEKINWSKAPFFSYYKDFDIEGCSVPGPANCASSATNWWEGTAYQALNALEYRRYRWVRINHMIYDYCTDKSRYPVAPPECLAGF from the exons ATGGCCCTATATCCCTCTTTGAGAAGCCTCATTGCTTCTCtctgcttttgttttcttgctttttctctctcagctTTTGGACGACCAGCCACTTTTCTGCAAGACTTCCAAGTCACATGGTCTGATTCTCACATCAGGCAGATCGATGGAGGGAGGGCCATCCAACTCATTCTTGACCAAAATTCTg GATGTGGGTTTGCCTCCAAACGCAAGTACTTGTTTGGGCGTGTGAGCATGAAGATCAAGCTCATCCCTGGAGATTCTGCTGGAACTGTCACTGCTTTCTAT ATGAACTCAAACACAGACGCAGTGCGTGATGAGGTAGACTTTGAGTTCTTGGGGAACCGGACTGGGCAGCCTTATACAGTCCAAACCAATATATATGCTCATGGGAAGGGTAATAGAGAGCAAAGGGTCAACCTCTGGTTTGACCCTGCTGCAGATTTCCACACTTACACAATACTCTGGAACCATCACCATATTGT TTTCTATGTGGATGATGTGCCTATAAGGGTGTACAAGAACAATGAAGCCAGAGGAGTTCCATACCCCAAGCTCCAACCCATGGGGGTCTTTTCAACATTGTGGGAAGCTGATGATTGGGCTACAAGAGGAGGGCTTGAGAAGATAAACTGGAGCAAagctcctttcttttcttactACAAGGATTTTGATATTGAGGGGTGCTCTGTGCCAGGACCAGCCAACTGTGCCTCAAGCGCCACTAACTGGTGGGAAGGGACTGCCTACCAAGCACTCAATGCCCTTGAATATAGAAGATACAGGTGGGTTCGTATCAACCACATGATCTACGATTACTGCACCGATAAATCCCGGTACCCGGTAGCCCCACCGGAGTGTCTCGCGGGCTTCTAA
- the LOC117631124 gene encoding E3 ubiquitin-protein ligase FANCL isoform X1, which produces MECAEQRRCREMAEASNFYRAVYSEIEEVGWEHLVRFGGDLTSLSFRILDGKGRMHIIEIQLDKTHPKCPPSISADVPYMFDLKWSTHSRLKDVVQQFKKHLEKLQAFWSTLDDIDRSLWVVDPKQASPAVSYRQINMGNDCFIVLSINAFDPRSLPECRFIGSGPIVNLLRNRWRRNSKRWINDKQFLENLKCLLETQLPISPDVQKNEQQVECGICYAQSLPIDEELRHKSGTGTDYTCDNTSCKRAFHSICLVDWLRSITTTRQSFDVLFGSCPYCSEPVAVKIDSMKK; this is translated from the exons ATG GAATGTGCTGAGCAGAGGAGATGCAGAGAGATGGCCGAAGCGTCTAACTTTTACCGTGCAGTGTACTCAGAG ATAGAGGAGGTTGGATGGGAGCATCTGGTGAGGTTCGGTGGAGATCTAACATCTCTCAGCTTTCGGATCTT AGATGGCAAGGGGAGAATGCATATTATTGAGATTCAATTGGATAAAACCCATCCTAAATGCCCTCCTTCAATTTCAGCA GATGTACCATATATGTTTGATTTAAAATGGTCAACACACTCAAGATTGAAAGATGTGGTGCAGCAGTTTAAAAAG CATCTGGAGAAGCTTCAGGCATTTTGGTCTACTTTGGATGATATTGACAGGTCCCTTTGGGTTGTTGATCCTAAACAAGCATCTCCTGCTGTATCCTATCGCCAGATCAATATGG GAAATGATTGCTTCATCGTGTTGTCTATTAATGCCTTTGATCCTAGATCTTTACCAGA ATGTCGTTTTATTGGTTCAGGTCCAATTGTGAACTTGTTGAGAAATAGATGGCGAAGAAATAGCAAAAGATG GATAAACGACAAACAATTTCTAGAAAATCTTAAATGTCTTTTGGAGACTCAACTGCCAATTAGCCCTGATGTCCAGAAGAATGAGCAGCAAGTTGAATGCGGAATTTGTTATGCTCAGAGTCTTCCAATTG ATGAAGAGCTCAGACATAAGAGTGGAACTGGGACTGACTATACATGCGACAATACCAGTTGCAAAAGGGCTTTCCATAGCATATGTCTTGTGGACTGGTTGCGTTCTATCACCACAACAAGGCA GTCATTTGATGTTCTATTTGGAAGTTGTCCATACTGCTCAGAACCAGTTGCGGTGAAAATCGACAGCATGAAGAA GTAG
- the LOC117631124 gene encoding E3 ubiquitin-protein ligase FANCL isoform X2, with the protein MHIIEIQLDKTHPKCPPSISADVPYMFDLKWSTHSRLKDVVQQFKKHLEKLQAFWSTLDDIDRSLWVVDPKQASPAVSYRQINMGNDCFIVLSINAFDPRSLPECRFIGSGPIVNLLRNRWRRNSKRWINDKQFLENLKCLLETQLPISPDVQKNEQQVECGICYAQSLPIDEELRHKSGTGTDYTCDNTSCKRAFHSICLVDWLRSITTTRQSFDVLFGSCPYCSEPVAVKIDSMKK; encoded by the exons ATGCATATTATTGAGATTCAATTGGATAAAACCCATCCTAAATGCCCTCCTTCAATTTCAGCA GATGTACCATATATGTTTGATTTAAAATGGTCAACACACTCAAGATTGAAAGATGTGGTGCAGCAGTTTAAAAAG CATCTGGAGAAGCTTCAGGCATTTTGGTCTACTTTGGATGATATTGACAGGTCCCTTTGGGTTGTTGATCCTAAACAAGCATCTCCTGCTGTATCCTATCGCCAGATCAATATGG GAAATGATTGCTTCATCGTGTTGTCTATTAATGCCTTTGATCCTAGATCTTTACCAGA ATGTCGTTTTATTGGTTCAGGTCCAATTGTGAACTTGTTGAGAAATAGATGGCGAAGAAATAGCAAAAGATG GATAAACGACAAACAATTTCTAGAAAATCTTAAATGTCTTTTGGAGACTCAACTGCCAATTAGCCCTGATGTCCAGAAGAATGAGCAGCAAGTTGAATGCGGAATTTGTTATGCTCAGAGTCTTCCAATTG ATGAAGAGCTCAGACATAAGAGTGGAACTGGGACTGACTATACATGCGACAATACCAGTTGCAAAAGGGCTTTCCATAGCATATGTCTTGTGGACTGGTTGCGTTCTATCACCACAACAAGGCA GTCATTTGATGTTCTATTTGGAAGTTGTCCATACTGCTCAGAACCAGTTGCGGTGAAAATCGACAGCATGAAGAA GTAG
- the LOC117631125 gene encoding homeobox-leucine zipper protein HAT22: protein MGFDDHPCNTGLVLGLGLTTSSPQESTSPPKAHNPSRFANKPSPNSAPTSATFEPSLTLGLPGEPYHQLVASNYKGSGNSHEEAIDLYRQASSPHSHSAVSSFSSGRVVKRERDLSSEEVEVEKVSSRVSDEDEDGSNARKKLRLTKEQSALLEESFKQHSTLNPKQKQALARQLNLRPRQVEVWFQNRRARTKLKQTEVDCEFLKKCCETLTDENRRLQKELQELKALKLSQPLYMHMPAATLTMCPSCERIGGVGSEGASKSPFSMAPKPHFYNHFTNPSAAC, encoded by the exons atgGGTTTTGATGATCATCCTTGTAACACAGGCCTTGTCTTAGGGTTAGGTCTCACAACATCGTCCCCTCAAGAGAGTACTTCTCCACCAAAGGCTCATAATCCATCAAGGTTTGCAAATAAGCCTTCCCCAAATTCTGCTCCCACAAGTGCTACTTTTGAGCCATCTTTAACTTTGGGTCTTCCTGGTGAGCCATATCATCAATTAGTGGCCTCCAATTACAAAGGTAGTGGTAATTCTCATGAGGAAGCAATAGATTTGTATAGGCAAGCTTCCTCACCTCATAGTCATAGCGCGGTCTCTTCCTTCTCTAGTGGTAGAGTGgtcaaaagagagagagaccttaGTAGTGAGGAGGTTGAGGTAGAGAAAGTCTCTTCAAGAGTGAgcgatgaagatgaagatggcTCTAATGCTAGAAAGAAGCTTAGGCTCACCAAGGAACAGTCTGCCCTCTTAGAAGAAAGCTTCAAACAACATAGCACTCTCAACCCT AAGCAAAAGCAAGCTTTAGCCAGGCAGTTAAATTTGAGGCCAAGACAAGTGGAAGTATGGTTCCAAAATAGGAGAGCCAG GACAAAGCTTAAGCAAACTGAGGTAGATTGTGAGTTCTTGAAGAAGTGCTGCGAGACGCTAACGGATGAGAACCGGAGGCTACAAAAAGAGCTACAAGAACTCAAGGCACTCAAGCTAAGCCAACCTTTGTACATGCATATGCCGGCAGCCACCCTCACTATGTGTCCTTCTTGTGAAAGGATTGGAGGTGTGGGCAGTGAGGGAGCTTCCAAGAGCCCATTTTCTATGGCTCCAAAGCCTCACTTCTATAATCACTTCACCAATCCCTCAGCGGcttgttaa